In one window of Halococcus salifodinae DSM 8989 DNA:
- a CDS encoding DUF547 domain-containing protein, with the protein MVRADTDSRSDAERPSDTGYSDAADRTSDADPLALAVDLLRAVRYGESTRRYERALRDLPPAALRDALATDDRRLAFWLNVYNAHVQLLLDAAPEQYEDRRRFFRAEVVAVAGHELSLDDIEHGLLRRSRHSLGLGYLPRRADAFERAHRLDSRDSRIHFALNCGAASCPPILAYDHETIDDQLDTATAGFLETEVAHDADQGVVRVPRHMLWYHGDFGGRRGIRSLLREHVVIPGDATPAIRYQSYDWSLALGRFAGSQSDGSDTPRE; encoded by the coding sequence GTGGTTCGTGCCGACACTGACAGCCGATCCGATGCTGAACGTCCCAGCGACACCGGATACAGCGACGCCGCCGATCGCACTAGTGACGCCGATCCCCTGGCGCTGGCTGTGGACCTCCTCCGAGCGGTGCGCTACGGCGAGTCGACACGCCGATACGAGCGTGCGCTCCGCGACCTCCCACCAGCGGCGCTCCGAGACGCGCTCGCCACCGATGACCGCCGGCTCGCCTTCTGGCTCAACGTCTACAACGCCCACGTCCAGCTCCTGCTCGACGCCGCGCCCGAACAGTACGAGGACCGGCGACGGTTTTTCCGTGCGGAGGTGGTCGCGGTCGCAGGCCACGAACTGAGCCTCGACGACATCGAACACGGCCTCCTCCGGCGCTCACGACACTCGCTGGGCCTCGGCTACCTCCCGCGGCGAGCCGACGCGTTCGAACGCGCTCACCGCCTCGACAGTCGCGACTCGCGGATCCACTTCGCGCTCAACTGCGGGGCCGCGAGCTGTCCTCCGATCCTCGCGTACGACCACGAGACGATCGACGACCAGCTCGACACCGCGACGGCGGGGTTTCTGGAGACGGAAGTCGCGCACGATGCCGACCAGGGCGTGGTTCGCGTGCCGCGACACATGCTGTGGTATCACGGCGACTTCGGTGGCCGACGCGGGATCCGCTCGCTGCTCCGCGAACACGTAGTCATTCCTGGCGACGCGACGCCCGCGATCCGGTACCAGTCGTACGACTGGTCGCTCGCGCTCGGGCGATTCGCGGGCTCGCAATCGGACGGCTCAGACACACCACGCGAGTAG
- a CDS encoding prenyltransferase — protein MSRPAQLLLVLVVYALGAKIALSSGASLDVVRLAVGGAALLAVAASVHYANEYADHETDALTERTPFSGGSGALARTGLSQYLALYAGIATLAIGMVAAVAGTTLGVLSHPALALLTVIAWFGWQYSVGPLRLAWRGWGELDNAALGGLVLPAYGAAVLDGPVWRTLLACLPFFLLVFANLLATQWPDRHADAAVGKRTLVTRWSPRQLRLLYVGAVCLAFGSLPVLAGSVLPAVVAAASLVVLPVSVWGATGYTERRVPFPSVAAMVALVVVQLLAWCV, from the coding sequence TGCTCGTCGTCTACGCGCTCGGCGCGAAGATCGCGCTGTCGAGTGGGGCGTCACTCGATGTCGTGAGGCTCGCGGTCGGCGGCGCGGCGCTGCTCGCCGTCGCCGCGAGCGTCCACTACGCCAACGAGTACGCCGACCACGAGACCGACGCACTGACCGAACGAACGCCGTTTTCGGGTGGAAGCGGCGCGCTCGCTCGGACGGGCCTTTCTCAATACCTCGCGCTCTACGCTGGCATTGCGACGCTCGCCATCGGAATGGTCGCTGCGGTGGCCGGGACCACTCTCGGCGTTCTTTCTCACCCTGCGCTCGCCCTGCTCACGGTCATCGCCTGGTTCGGCTGGCAGTATTCGGTCGGGCCGCTCCGACTCGCGTGGCGCGGTTGGGGCGAACTCGACAACGCCGCGCTCGGCGGTCTCGTCCTTCCGGCGTACGGCGCGGCCGTTCTCGACGGCCCTGTTTGGCGAACGCTGCTCGCGTGCCTCCCGTTCTTCCTGCTCGTGTTCGCCAACCTCCTGGCCACCCAGTGGCCCGACCGCCATGCCGACGCTGCCGTCGGGAAGCGGACGCTCGTCACGCGGTGGTCGCCGCGACAGCTCAGGCTGTTGTACGTCGGGGCGGTCTGCCTGGCGTTCGGGTCCCTGCCCGTACTGGCGGGCAGCGTGCTTCCGGCCGTCGTCGCGGCGGCGAGCCTGGTCGTCTTGCCGGTGTCGGTGTGGGGGGCGACAGGCTACACCGAGCGTCGAGTGCCGTTCCCGAGCGTCGCCGCGATGGTGGCGCTCGTCGTCGTTCAGCTACTCGCGTGGTGTGTCTGA